Part of the Flavobacterium sp. KS-LB2 genome is shown below.
GATGTCTCCAATAATCACCAAATACGCATTTTCAGGAACAAAATAATTAGTATAATTAGCTTGAACGTCTGCAAGAGTTACGTTTTTAATCGTTTCTTCGGTCATGTATTCTCCAGATGGGTGGTTTTTTCCAAAAGCAAGTGCATCAACTACCCTGTTTGCAATTGCGGGAACACTTTTTTCCTGAGATTTAAGTCCTTCTAGTAATTTTGCTTTTTCTTTCTCAAATTCTTCTTGAGTGAAATTTGGGTGTAAAGCTCCTTCGGCCATCAATTCCAATATTCGTTTAGAATATTTAGAAAGAGTGCTAGCGTAGGCTCCTTGAGAATTAAAATTAATATCGGCTCCTAGGAAATCAATTTCTTCATTGAAAGCATCTTTTGCTAATTTTTTGCTTCCGTTTCCTATCATGCTGCTCGTCAATTCGTCAACTCCTTTTTTATTGCCTTCCGCATAAGGGGCGTTGTCTAATGAAAGACTGAAACTAACTTTTGGGAGTTTGTGATTTTCAACAATCATAACCTTCAAGCCATTTGTGAGAACAAAAGTTTGTGGTTTTTTAATGTTTACTACTGGTGAAGCTCCAGGTTTAGGTTGTGTGCGCTCTTGTGCCTGCATAATTCCTGTTACCAACAAAATGAATAATAATATATTTGTTTTTTTCATGATTGAGAATGTCTTAGTTTTTAGCCTGTTCGGTTGAAGGGATGTAGTCCAAAAGCAATCTTTGGTTTGGATTCAAGTATTTTTTTGCTACGTCTCTAATTTCTTCGCGAGTGATAGAATGTAAAAGCTCAATCTCGGTGTTGATTAGATTGATATCGCCGTAAAGCATATAATAAGTCGCTAAATTTTCAGCAATTCCTTCTACATTTGAATTGGCATTCACAAAATTATTGTCAAACTTGTTTTGTAGTTTTTGGAAATCTTTTTCAGAAATCAATTCGGTTTGAATTTTTACAATTTCTTCGTCAATTTCAGCAAGAATACTTTCTGCTGTGTTTGGAGCTTGAGGTAAGCCATAGATAATGTAGCTTCCGTAGTCTTCTTGACTGTTACTAAAAGCCCCAATTTGTAAAGCCATTTTCTTATCGTCTACTATTTTTTTATATAATCTAGAGCTTTTGCCATCACTTAGAATAGAAGAAATCATATCTAATACTCTGGCGTCTCTGGTTTTCATAGATGGTGTTCTGTAGGCGGCTACGATTGCAGGAATTTGAATGTTTGCATCTTCAAATTTTGCTTTTATGGTTTGAGTAATCGGTTCTTCAACAAATGTCTCTCGTTGAATAGCAGCTCCTTTTTTTATAGGTCCAAAATATTTCTGAATCCATTCTTTGGCCTGATTTTTTTCGAAATCACCTGCAACTACTAAAACAGCATTGTTTGGTATGTAGAATTTTTTATTGAACGCTTGGAATTCCTCTAAGGTTGCGGCGTCTAAATGGCTCATGGAGCCAATTGTTGACCAGCGATACGGGTGTTTTGTGAAGATATTCTTTTTTACTTCTGCTAAAAAGTTTCCGTAAGGTCTATTGTCAAAACTGGTTCTTTTCTCTTCCTTTACAACTTCATTTTGAGTATCAACCCCAATTTGATTGATTACAGGATGCATTAATCTTTCGGATTCCATCCAAAGGGCTAATTCTAAATTATTAGAAGGGAATACTTCATAGTAATAGGTTCTGTCATCCGAAGTGTTGGCATTGTTAGTACCTCCATTTCCGGTTACAATTTTCATCCATTCGCCTCGTTTAATGTTTTCAGTTCCTTCAAATAATAAATGTTCAAAGAAATGAGCAAAACCAGTGCGGTCTGGTTTTTCATCTTTGGAACCTACATGGTACATTACAGAAGTCACCACTACTGGCGCAGAAGGATCGTTATGCAGAATGACATGCATGCCATTGTCTAAATTATATTCTTCGAAAACTACTTTTTGAGCCGAAGCTACTCCACCAAGCATGAGTGCTGTACTTAAGGCCATTATTGATTTTTTCATATTGGATTAATAATTTTTTATTTTATATAAGTAACAAAAAAAAAAGGATTGTTACATCAAAAACACAATGGATTCAAACTTTAACAATTGTTCATTTTGTTTTTTTTATCAAACAGCATTAAAAGTATGATAAATCAGGGTGTTAGATGTGTTTAATTTTTTTTGTTTTACTAATTGCACGTTAAATATTTAATTGTATATTTGCAACCTTAAAAATTATTAAAACAATTCAGTATGTATGCAATCGTAGAGATAGCAGGGCAACAGTTTAAAGTAAGCAAAGACCTAAAGGTTTACGTTAACCGTTTGACAAATGAAGAAGGTTCGAAAGTTTCTTTCGACAAAGTTTATTTGTTAGATGATAACGGTACAATCACAATAGGCGCCCCAGCTATAGAAGGTGCTTCAGTAGAAGCTAAAGTGTTACAACACTTAAAAGGAGATAAAGTTATCGTTTTCAAAAAGAAAAGAAGAAAAGGATACAAAAAGAGAAACGGTCACAGACAATATCTTACTCAAATTGTAATTGAAGGTATTACTGGTGTTGGTGCAAAGAAAGCAGCTCCTAAAAAAGCAGCAGTTGAAGCAACTACAGAAGAAGTTGAAGCTCCAAAGAAAAAGGTAGCTAAAGCTAAAAAAGAAGACACAAAAGAATAATAACAAAATAAACTAATACGTCATGGCTCACAAGAAAGGTGTCGGTAGTTCTAAGAATGGTAGAGAATCAGAATCAAAACGTTTAGGCGTTAAGATATTTGGTGGTCAAGCTGCTATTGCTGGGAACATCATCGTAAGACAAAGAGGTTCAAAACATAATCCAGGTGCAAACGTTTACATTAGTAAAGATCACACACTACACGCAAGAGTAGATGGAGTTGTTTTCTTCCAAAAGAAAAGAGATAACAAATCGTATGTTTCTATCCTTCCATTTGAAGTTGAAGCATAATTGATTTTCTCAATTATTTAAAAACCCATTTCGAAAGAAATGGGTTTTTTGTTTTTATCTTGAATCAGTTCTAATGATTTTAACATGGAAGATGTAATAGAATTAGATGTTGTGATTTGTTAGTTTCATTACTTGAAATGAAGTTTTTAACTATTGTAATTTGAAATAAAATAATTCTCTATTGCCGCACACTAATTCAGTATAATTATCGTCTATTTTTTCGCCTACATAATATGCTTTTAATTCGCCGGTAGTTGAATCAATTTTATAATCCCAAATTTCATTATTGGAATTTAAAAATTCAGTAAAGGAATATGACTCTGGATTTTCTGAAAATCTGTTCTTTTCGGTTTGTACTAATTTCCATTCTCTGGAATTCTTATATAATTCAAAAAAATGTATTTCTTCTGCAGTAATATGAATCATTTTTCCAACTAAATTATCTTCTCGTATTGCCCAATTACCTTCTTTGGGGATCCATTTCCATTTTCCTATTACTTTATTGATTTTATTTTCTCTTAAGATAAGTTTTAATGAATCTGCTTTTTTAAGTGCAAGCATTGCAATTTCTGCTTTTGGATTAATATTGGTACTTGTATTAAAGGTTCTTATTGCTTCTAAATAATCCCCACTCTCACTCGTTTGTATTGCTAGTTTATACAGTTGCTTTTGGTATTCGCTGCGGTCGTTATCTTGTGCTAGTAAGTTTTGGAAAACAGTTATCAACAGTATAACTAAGTAAGGCTTGATTAGAGTCATAATGTTTTTTTCTTATGATTTATTCTTGTATAATCAAATACAAAGTTATGGAGTTTATTTGTCTTAATTTTTCGCTAAACACTAATTTATTTTGAATATCCCTTAAGTGCGATTGTACAACTAGCCCATTTGGCATTTTCCTTGTCACTCTCCAAACCTCAAAAGCTGTTGAAAATGTCAATAGTGGTTGATGATCCAAATCAGTATCAAAAATATATTGTAAAGTTCCTAATTTTTTCCTTTTTGCTCTTTTTAAATCATTACTCAAAAAGGTGATATGCTTGTACGCTTTATTACTTATAATGGTGTCATTAACTTCTGAAAAATGATAGTTATTTAGTTGGTATAGAAATAGATAAGTGTAATTCCGAATCTCATTTCTTGCTATATAAATATTTTTATTATTGAAAATACTATTGCTAACTTTCTTCTTGACATAAACTCCATTTGAGTCAATAAATTCAATATTTGAAGTTGTACTATCTAACATAATCCTGTAGATAGAATAAGAGTTGTCTTTTGAATTAGTGTAGTAGGTCTTAATACAGTTTTTAGTTGTGTCTAAATGATTTGTAAATTCATAATCTGTTTTACTGTCAAAGTAATATATGTTCTGGGAATAACAAATTGTAGAAATAAGTACTGTAAGGACCCAAAGTTTCTTCATAACTGTCTTTTGTATTTAAAGTCTTAGCTAAAGTATTAAATTAAATAACTGCTGCAGTTGTAATACCCCATTTTTTTACACTATTCTACTTATTTGCATGAGGGATAGCAGCGGCATTCTTTTATGGAGCGCAGCGCAATAAAAGATACAGCGAATAGCCCGACCCGTAGTTGCGAGGAGGAACGACGCTGCAAACTGAAGAGTCATGCCCAAAAACAAAAAACCCTTGCATTAATGCAAGGGCTTATCTATTTTTATTTAGCTAGTCACTAAGGACTAATTACTAATTTCTAGTATCTGTAGTATTCTGGTTTGAACGGTCCAGCTACTTCAACACCAATATATTCTGCTTGATCAACACGTAAAGTCTCTAATTCAACACCTAATTTAGCTAAGTGCAACATTGCTACTTTCTCGTCAAGGTGTTTTGGTAACATGTACACGTCATTGTTGTATGCCGCGCTGTTTTTCCATAATTCGATTTGAGCTAAAGTTTGGTTTGTAAATGAGTTACTCATTACAAAACTTGGGTGACCTGTAGCACAACCAAGGTTTACCAAACGACCTTCAGCAAGAACAATGATGTCATTTCCAGCGATAGTATATTTGTCTACTTGTGGTTTGATCTCTACTTTAGATGCGCCGTGGTTGGTGTTCAACCAAGCCATATCAATTTCGTTATCAAAATGTCCGATGTTACAAACGATAGTTTTGTCTTTCATTTTCTCGAAATGAGAACCTAAAACGATGTCTTTGTTACCTGTTGTTGTAATTATAATATCAGCAGTAGCGATAACGGTATCTAATTTTTTTACTTCAAAACCGTCCATTGCAGCTTGAAGCGCACAAATTGGATCAATTTCAGTAACCGTAACAATAGAACCAGCACCTCTAAAAGAAGCAGCTGTACCTTTACCTACGTCACCATAACCACAAACGATTACTCTTTTTGCAGCAAGCATAACATCAGTTGCACGACGTACTGCATCAACTGCAGATTCTTTACAACCGTATTTATTGTCAAATTTCGATTTAGTAACCGAGTCATTCACGTTGATTGCAGGCATTGGCAATGTTCCCGCTTTTACTCTTTCGTACAATCTGTGTACTCCAGTTGTAGTTTCTTCAGACAATCCTTTGATTCCAGCTACTAATTCTGGGTAACGATCAATAACCATATTAGTCAAATCTCCACCGTCATCAAGAATCATGTTCAATGGTTTTCTGTCTTCGCCAAAGAATAAAGTTTGTTCAATACACCAGTCAAAATCTTCCTCGTTCAAACCTTTCCAAGCATAAACCTGAATTCCTGCAGCAGCGATAGCAGCAGCAGCCTGATCTTGAGTAGAGAAAATGTTACAAGAACTCCAAGTCACCTCAGCACCAAGAGCAATTAAAGTTTCAATCAAAACCGCAGTCTGGATTGTCATGTGCAAACATCCTGCAATACGAGCACCAGCAAGTGGTTGTTCGTTTTTATATTCTGCACGAAGCGCCATTAAACCTGGCATTTCAGCTTCTGCTAGTTCAATTTCTTTTCTTCCCCAAGCTGCTAGAGAAATGTCTTTAACTTTGAAAGCCACAAAAGGCATAGTCGATGTACTCATTTATAGTATATTTGTATTGTAAAAATTTTTGCAAATTTACGGAATAACTTTAGAATTTAACTATTTTCTAGAAGATTTATGAATTGTTTAATTCGCTAATCTTTTGAACATTAACTAAATAATTTCTTGAAGCTGAACTTGTTTTGGTTTTAGGAGCTATTTCCCGTTATTCGCTATATCTTTTTACACGCAAAAAAGCGTGAAAAAAGGATGCCGCTGCTACCGGGGCTAAAAATCAGGATACGACTATGCCATTATTCAAAACCATACAATTTTCCCGAAGCATCGGAGCTATTACCCAAATTCTAATTTGGAAAGTAACCGAAACCTATGCAGAGTTACTAGAACAGGTGGTTTTAAATGACAGCAACCGCATTCGCCTGAACGGAATGAAATCAGAAATACACCAACGCGCTTTTCTTAGTGTTCGCATGTTATTACAAGAAACGGGTCACACGGATTTAGATTTGTATTATGACGAATTCGGGAAACCACATCTTCATGGAGAGAAGCACATTTCGATAACGCATTCGCATAATTTTTCGGCCATAATCATCAGTGACGAAACCGTAGGAATCGATATCGAATTACAAAGAGATAAAATCACTCGAATTGCCGATAAATTTTGTGACTCCGAATTTCAATTTCTAGAACCAGAGAATGCTGATTATATTCGGAAACTTACCGTTATCTGGGGTGCCAAAGAAGCTATTTTTAAAATTAGAAACGAAAAAGGAATCAGTTTCAAAGACCACATTAAAGTTGAGTCTTTTGAATTGCAAAATAATAAAGTCACTTCAGAACTTCATTTTAATGCTTTAGTTAAGGATTTCAATATTCATTTTGAAGAAATGGAAGGCTTCACTTTAGTTTATGCATTTGAAAATTAAAACCAACTGCAAATTCGCAAATTCGCGGTAAAACGTATGACAAATATTTATAAAGACATTTTAAAAGCAAAAAGCGAGAATGCAAAATTACTCGCCATTCTTCTTGATCCTGATAAAATTGATTTGAACACTATTGAAGTACTAATTTCAAAAATATATCAATCTCCAGCGACACACATTTTTATTGGAGGAAGTTTGGTTACAACAAATATTCTTGACGAATTGATTTTAAAAATTAAAAAAAGGGGTAACTTACCTATTGTTCTTTTCCCAGGCAATCCGTCTCAAATTTCAGATAAAGCAGATGCTATTTTGTTTTTGACTTTAATCTCTGGTCGCAATCCGGATTTTCTAATCGAACACCAAGTAAAAGCAGCACCTATTTTAAAGAAAACGCAACTCGAAATCATTTCTACTGGTTATATTTTAATTGAAAGTGGCAATGAAACTGCCGTGGAACGCGTTAGTAAAACCAAACCTTTAGATAGAAATAATCTGGATTTAGCATTAGCAACGGCACAAGCTGGCGAAATGTTAGGGAATAAATTGATTTATCTAGAAGCGGGAAGTGGAGCAAAACAAGCTGTTTCTATGGAAATGATTAAAAAAGTAGCTCAAAATATTGAGATTCCGTTACTAGTTGGAGGCGGAATTGTAGATTTACAAGGCATTCAAAATGCGTATCAAGCCGGAGCCGATTTAGTGATTATAGGAACCGCTTTTGAAAACGACACAAATTTTTTTAATTCTGAAATCAACAATCGTCAATCAACAATCTAAAATCAAATGATAGAATACTTTTTTTCGCAATATAAGGATTACCCAACTTTAGATATAGTTTTAGAAATTGTGGCTGTCATTTTTGGTTTGTTAAGCGTTTGGTATGCTAAGAAAGATAATATTTTGGTTTTTCCAACGGGATTAATAAGTACTTCTATTTATGTTTATTTGCTTTGGAAATGGACTTTATGGGGCGATATGATGATCAATGGGTACTATTTTGTGATGAGTATTTATGGCTGGTATCATTGGACCCGAAAAAAAGAAGATACGGTAGAGTTTCCAATTTCAAAAATTTCAAGCTCTGAAAAACGAATTGCGATAATTCTTTTTATATTTACCGTCGCTTTTGTGGTTTCGGTGTATCATTATTTCGGAAAATTCACCACTTGGTATGCATATGTTGATACATTTATTACAGGAATTTTCTTCGTAGGAATGTGGCTCATGGCCAAAAGGAAAGTAGAAAATTGGGTATTTTGGATTATTGGAGATGTAATTTCAATTCCATTATATTTTTCAAAAGGGTTTACCTTTACAAGTTTTCAATACATAGTATTTACAATTGTTGCCATTTTTGGCTATTTAGAATGGAAGAAAATCTCAGACAGCTCTCAAACGGAGCTACAAAAATAATTAAAATAGCGCTATTTGGCCCAGAAAGTACTGGAAAAACCACATTAGCAAAACAACTCGCTGAATATTATAAAACAGAATGGGTTCCTGAATACGCACGCGAATACCTTCAAGAAAAATGGGATAAAAATCAGCAAATATGCGATGTTGAAGATATGCTACCCATTGCTTATGGTCAAACTAAATTAGAAAATGAAAGCGCTTTAAGGGCTAATAAATATCTTTTTTGTGATACTAATCTATTGGTGACCAAAGTTTTTTCGGAAGTGTATTATGATTTTTGTGATCCATTATTGGACCAAGCAGCTCGAGAACATGAATACGATTTGTTTTTTCTTACCGATATTGATGTTCCGTGGGAAAAAGATGATTTAAGAGACCGTCCTGATGAGAGAGAGTCTGTATTTGCAATTTTCAAGCAATCTTTAATTGATAATAAAAAACCATTTGTAATTCTTTCAGGAGATAAAAAATTACGACTGAAGAAAGCCATAGCGATTATCAATAACTTGTCAAAAGCTAAAGAAATGGGATTTTCATCTCTAGATTTTGTTCAGATTTATGAGCATGGTGTTCCATTAAAAAATATCCAGCAACAACTTAGCTTTTTTAGAAACGGAATAGCAAAGAGTAATCTGGTAGGACCAGCAACTTTATTTAATGGTATTTTAAAATTATCAGAAAATAATTTCCAAGAAAAGGCTGCTTTCTTCGATGAAAATAAATCTAATTTTAAATTAGAAAAATTTGTTCCTGCCTCTGGAGCGGCAAGCAGAATGTTCAAATTTTTGATTGCTTTTTTAAATGATTTTGATATTGAGAACGAAACTATCAATGCCTACATAAACAAGAAAAAAGATACTGA
Proteins encoded:
- a CDS encoding M16 family metallopeptidase codes for the protein MKKSIMALSTALMLGGVASAQKVVFEEYNLDNGMHVILHNDPSAPVVVTSVMYHVGSKDEKPDRTGFAHFFEHLLFEGTENIKRGEWMKIVTGNGGTNNANTSDDRTYYYEVFPSNNLELALWMESERLMHPVINQIGVDTQNEVVKEEKRTSFDNRPYGNFLAEVKKNIFTKHPYRWSTIGSMSHLDAATLEEFQAFNKKFYIPNNAVLVVAGDFEKNQAKEWIQKYFGPIKKGAAIQRETFVEEPITQTIKAKFEDANIQIPAIVAAYRTPSMKTRDARVLDMISSILSDGKSSRLYKKIVDDKKMALQIGAFSNSQEDYGSYIIYGLPQAPNTAESILAEIDEEIVKIQTELISEKDFQKLQNKFDNNFVNANSNVEGIAENLATYYMLYGDINLINTEIELLHSITREEIRDVAKKYLNPNQRLLLDYIPSTEQAKN
- the rplU gene encoding 50S ribosomal protein L21; this translates as MYAIVEIAGQQFKVSKDLKVYVNRLTNEEGSKVSFDKVYLLDDNGTITIGAPAIEGASVEAKVLQHLKGDKVIVFKKKRRKGYKKRNGHRQYLTQIVIEGITGVGAKKAAPKKAAVEATTEEVEAPKKKVAKAKKEDTKE
- the rpmA gene encoding 50S ribosomal protein L27, which produces MAHKKGVGSSKNGRESESKRLGVKIFGGQAAIAGNIIVRQRGSKHNPGANVYISKDHTLHARVDGVVFFQKKRDNKSYVSILPFEVEA
- the ahcY gene encoding adenosylhomocysteinase: MSTSTMPFVAFKVKDISLAAWGRKEIELAEAEMPGLMALRAEYKNEQPLAGARIAGCLHMTIQTAVLIETLIALGAEVTWSSCNIFSTQDQAAAAIAAAGIQVYAWKGLNEEDFDWCIEQTLFFGEDRKPLNMILDDGGDLTNMVIDRYPELVAGIKGLSEETTTGVHRLYERVKAGTLPMPAINVNDSVTKSKFDNKYGCKESAVDAVRRATDVMLAAKRVIVCGYGDVGKGTAASFRGAGSIVTVTEIDPICALQAAMDGFEVKKLDTVIATADIIITTTGNKDIVLGSHFEKMKDKTIVCNIGHFDNEIDMAWLNTNHGASKVEIKPQVDKYTIAGNDIIVLAEGRLVNLGCATGHPSFVMSNSFTNQTLAQIELWKNSAAYNNDVYMLPKHLDEKVAMLHLAKLGVELETLRVDQAEYIGVEVAGPFKPEYYRY
- a CDS encoding 4'-phosphopantetheinyl transferase family protein, with amino-acid sequence MPLFKTIQFSRSIGAITQILIWKVTETYAELLEQVVLNDSNRIRLNGMKSEIHQRAFLSVRMLLQETGHTDLDLYYDEFGKPHLHGEKHISITHSHNFSAIIISDETVGIDIELQRDKITRIADKFCDSEFQFLEPENADYIRKLTVIWGAKEAIFKIRNEKGISFKDHIKVESFELQNNKVTSELHFNALVKDFNIHFEEMEGFTLVYAFEN
- a CDS encoding geranylgeranylglyceryl/heptaprenylglyceryl phosphate synthase is translated as MTNIYKDILKAKSENAKLLAILLDPDKIDLNTIEVLISKIYQSPATHIFIGGSLVTTNILDELILKIKKRGNLPIVLFPGNPSQISDKADAILFLTLISGRNPDFLIEHQVKAAPILKKTQLEIISTGYILIESGNETAVERVSKTKPLDRNNLDLALATAQAGEMLGNKLIYLEAGSGAKQAVSMEMIKKVAQNIEIPLLVGGGIVDLQGIQNAYQAGADLVIIGTAFENDTNFFNSEINNRQSTI
- the pnuC gene encoding nicotinamide riboside transporter PnuC; this encodes MIEYFFSQYKDYPTLDIVLEIVAVIFGLLSVWYAKKDNILVFPTGLISTSIYVYLLWKWTLWGDMMINGYYFVMSIYGWYHWTRKKEDTVEFPISKISSSEKRIAIILFIFTVAFVVSVYHYFGKFTTWYAYVDTFITGIFFVGMWLMAKRKVENWVFWIIGDVISIPLYFSKGFTFTSFQYIVFTIVAIFGYLEWKKISDSSQTELQK